Below is a genomic region from Acidobacteriota bacterium.
AATCCGTTCGATGGCCCGAAGCCTGGCGCTGCGCGCGCGAGGGTTCTGCCTGGTTTCCTCGGACCCTGGTACCACGGACTTCTTCGTGAGAACCCGAAACGCCGGCTGCTCGGCGGCGATGGCCCGAAACGTGTGCTTGACGGGCCGATCCTCCAGCGAATGAAACGTCACGACGGCAAAGCGCCCCCCGACGCGCAACCTCCCGCACACCGCCCGCAGAAAGACCTCGAACTCCTCGAGTTCGGCGTTCACCCAGATCCGCACGGCCTGAAACGTCCGGGTGGCCGGGTCGATTCGTCCGCGGCGCGCGACGACGCGGCGCACCAGCGTGGCCAGTTGCGCCGTGGTCCGCAGCGGCTCGACCCGCCGCGCGGCGACGATGGCGCGTGCAATGGCCCTGGCCCGCCGCTCTTCGCCGTATTCAAAGATCACGTCGGCCAGTTCCGCTTCGCTTGCCCGCGCCAGCAGATCGGCCGCCGTCGCCCCGCGGCTCTGATCCATGCGCATGTCGAGCGGCTCGTCACGCTGAAAACTGAAACCCCGCCCGGGTTCCTCCAACTGCATCGACGACAACCCGAGATCCGCGACCGCCCCGTCGATCGCCTCGATCCCGCGCTGGTCGAGCAGCCGCGGCAACTCCCGGTAGTCCGCGTGCACAAGCTCAACTCTGTTCTGCCACTCGGCGAGGGCCGCGGTGGCCAGCTCCAGCGCGTGCGCGTCGCGATCGATGCCCAGCACGCGCCCGGCCCCAGCCTCAACGAGCGCCCGCGAGTGCCCGCCGAGGCCGACCGTGCAATCCACGAAGAGCCCGCCGCGCTCTGGGGCGAGCGCGGCCAGAATCTCCGCAGTCATTACGGGAACGTGTACGGCCATCGAACGGCACCAGGCCAGCGCTAGATCCCAAACTGCGCCAACGCGCGCGCGTCGTCATCCGTGAACGCGTCGCTCGCGAGCTTGGTGACGAAGCGCTCGTGGTTCCACACCTCGAAATGGTCGTACTGCCCGAACACATCCACTTCGCCCGCCATGCCGGCGGCATCCCGCAACCGCGCGTGGATCAACACGCGCCCCTGGTTGTCGAGTTCGGCCGTCTGCCCGTAATAATTGACACGGCTGAAGAACCGGACGCGCGACGGATGCGTGGAGGGAATCTGTGCGAGCTTGCGTTCGATTTCGACCCAGACCGGCATCGGGTAGATGCGGACAGACTCGCCCGTCAGGCTCGTGACGAAGAGGTCACGGCCGTACTGGGTCTCGAGAACGCTCCGAAACCCCGTGGGAATCTTCAGCCGGGCCTTGTCATCAATCTTGGCCGGCGCGTTCCCTCTAAAGACGGCAACCTGGTCCACTTTACTCCACCAACGACCACCCGGATATTAGAGGACAGGCTCTAGGTTGTCAACGCCAAAATCTTGTTCTGTCAGGAGTTAGCGGGAATCACATACGTGTTTTCTTCGCTTTTATAGACGCCGGGCGGCCGCCGGCAGAAAGGCATGGTAGGATTTGAAATTCGGGTTTCCTGGGCATTTCTGTCCCTATTTGGCCCGATCATAGGCATCATGCTCCGCACCGCACTGATCGGCTACCCGCAAGTCGGCAAGACGGCGTTTTTCCAGTTGCTGACCAACGCGCATGAGGAGGGGCGCCTCTCGCATGGGAAACTCGAAGCCACGATGGGAGTGGCGCGAGTGCCGGACGCGCGTCTCGACGTGCTGACCGCCATGTTCAATCCGCGCAAGCGCGTGCCGGCGACGGTCGAGTTCGCGGACATCCCGGGCCGTTCCTCAGCCAGCGGCGCCGAGGCGCTGCTCGACGTGGCGGCGTACCGCAATGCCGATGCGCTCGTACACGTGCTGCGCGCATTCTCCGATCCGGCCGTTGCGCACGCGGCCGGTTCGATCGATCCGCGGCGGGACGCGCGGACGATGGAGGACGAACTGATCCTGGCGGACCTGGCCGTGGTCGAGAAGCGTCTCGATCGGCTGGCCAAGGATCTCAAGAAGACCCGCACGCCGGAATTGGAGCGCGAACAGGACATCCTCGTGCGCTGCAAGGCGCAGCTTGAATCGGGTGCCCCGCTTCGTGCGATGGGACTCGGCGATGACGACAAGCGGCGGCTTCGGGGTTTCCAGTTTCTCTCGGCCAAACCCCTTCTGCTTGTCGTCAACGTGGACGAGGCCGATCTCGCCGGGGACCTCGGCGCGGCGTCCGGGCTTGACGGCATCGTGGCGCGCTACGATCTCGGCTCGGTGGCGTCCGGCGCCTCCACCGGGATGGTGGCGGTGTGTGCGAAGATCGAGCTCGAGATTGCGCAGCTCGAGGCGGCCGACGCGGCGGCGTTTCTGGCCGATCTGGGACTGAAGGAATCCGGGCTGGATCGGGTGATCCGCGCGAGCTATGACCTGCTGGGCTACCTCTCGTTCTTCACCGTCGGCGAGGATGAGTGCCGCGCGTGGTCGATTCCGCGGGGTCTGACGGCACAGGCGGCGGCGGGCGAGATTCACACGGACCTGTCGCGGGGATTCATCCGCGCGGAAGTGGTCACGTACGAGCGGCTCACGTCGCGTGGCACGATGCAGGCGTGCCGCGAGCACGGCGAGGTCCGTCTCGAGGGCAAGGAGTACATTGTCCTTGATGGCGACATCATGAATGTGCGATTCGCCACGTAGAGGGTCGATCGAAATCGATGGCCATCCGCACGATTCTCGTCTGTGAGGCGCAGGTGCCGCTTGTGTACGGCGGGGCCGAAAGCCACGTGCGCCAGTTGGTGACGCATCTCGAGGCGCATGGCTACCAGGTTGGCCTGGTGTCGGTGCCGTTCAAGTGGTATCCCAAGGAAGAGATTCTGGCTCACGCCGCGGCCTGGCGGCTGCTCGACTTGAGCGAGAGCAACGGCGTGCCGATCGATCTGGTGATCGCCACCAAGTTTCCGTCGTACTTTGTCCGGCACCCGAACAAGGCCGCCTGGCTGATTCACCAGTACCGGGCGGCGTATGAATTGTGCGGCACCGGGTACAGCGATTTCGCTCATGTCGATCTCGACGTGGGCCTGCGGCAGAAGCTCATCAGCCTCGACACCGAGATGCTCGGCGAATGCCGCCGCCTGTATACCAACGCTGGAAACACCGCGAACCGGGTCGCGAAGTACAACGGTCTCAAGGCCGAACCGCTGTATCATCCACCGAGACTGGCGGATCGGATCGAATCCGGACCGTTCGGCGACTACATCCTGTCGGTTGGCCGCCTGGAAACGGTCAAGCGCGTTGATCTCGGCATCCGGGCCATCGCCGCGACTCGCGCGATGACTCGCCTGATCGTGGCCGGCACGGGCACGCAGGACGAGGCTCTCCGGCGGCTCGCGGCCGATCTGGGAGTGGCCGATCGCGTCGAGTTTGCCGGAGCGGTCGATGACGAGGGGTTGATTCGGCTGTATGCCGGCGCGCTGGGCGTGCTGTATGCGCCGTTCGACGAGGATTTCGGCTACGTCACGCTCGAAGCGTTTCTCGCCCACAAGCCGGTCATCACGGCGCGGGATTCCGGCGGCACGCTCGAGTTCGTCGAGGACGGCGTGAACGGGCATGTCTGCGACCCCGAACCTCAAGCGATTGCCGACGCCTTTTCCCGGCTGGCCGATGATGTCCCGCGGGCCAGGTCGCTGGGCGACGCGGGGTACGAGCGGGCAAGACTGGTGACGTGGGACGGGGTGGTGGAGAAGTTGGTGGGCGAGTAGAAGTTCGGGGTTCGGGGTTCGGAAGGCACCGCCGGTGCGGAGGAACTGTCGTCCCGCAGACGCGGGGCGGCCTTGAAGATGCGACGAGACCAGATGAAGTTGATCATTCAGATTCCGTGCCTGAACGAGGCTGAGACGCTGCCGTCAACGCTCCGCGATATTCCGCGGTCCATTCCAGGCATCGACACGATCGAGATCCTCGTCATCGACGACGGGTCGCGCGACGGCACGGCTGAGGTGGCGCGGCAGCACGGGGTCGAGCACGTGATTGGCTTCACGTGCCGGCGCGGCCTGGCGTCTGCCTTCAGCGCGGGATTGGATGCGGCCCTGAAGCTGGGCGCGGACATCATCGTCAACACGGACGGCGACAACCAGTACTCCGGCCACGATATTCCGCGGCTGATCGGCCCGTTGCTCAAAGGAGAGGCCGACATCGTCATCGGCGATCGCAACGTGCAGGATCTCGACTCCATGTCGCCGACGAAGAAGCTCCTGCAGCGGCTGGGCAGTTGGGTGGTGCGGCAGGTCTCCGATACGCAGGTGCCCGACACGACAAGTGGATTCCGCGCCTACACCCGCGAGGCCGCGTTGCGCCTGACGATTGTGTCGGACTTCACCTACACGCTCGAGTCGATCATCCAGGCCGGCAAGAAGCGCATCGCGATTGCTCACGTGCCGATCCAGTCGAACGCGCGCACGCGCAAGTCGCGGTTGTTCTCGAGTGTCTGGACGTACGTGAAGGCGTCGGCAGCCACGATCGTGCGCATCTACGCGATGTACGAGCCGCTGAAGGTGTTCGGCCTGATTGGTCTGATGGTGTTTCTGGCGGGCGTCGCGATCTCGGCGCGGTTTGTCTATTATTTCCTGGGCGGTGCCGGTCAGGGACACGTGCAGTCCCTGATCGTGTCGGCGGTGCTGATGATTGTCGGTTTCCAGATCGCGCTGATTGGGCTGGTGGCTGACGTGATCTCCGGCAACCGGAAACTGATCGAGGATCTGCTCTATCGCGTGCGTCGGATGGAGTTGACCGCCGCCACGGACCGGCTGATCGGCGACCGGCCGGTCGCCGACGGCGGTGGGTCCCGGGACAAGGGGGTCGGACCGCGTGGCTGATCCGTCATCGATCTCGATCGTGGTCCCCGCCTTCAACGAGCAGGACGCCATCGGCCCGCTCGTCGAGCGGCTTCGGGAGGCCGGAGCCTGGCACGAAATCCTGGTGGTCGACGACGGATCGACTGACGACACGGCGGCGCGAGCGCAGGCGGCCGGCGCGACGCTGATCCGTCATCCCTACAACAAGGGAAACGGTGCGGCCGTGAAGTCGGGCATTCGCAAGGCCACCGGCGAGTTCATTCTCATCATCGACGGCGACGGCCAGCACCGGACTGGCGATGCCAGGCGAATCACGGCGCGGCTCGGCGAGTACGATCTCGTGATTGGCGCGCGCTCGGCCGGCACGCAGGCGACACGGGCGCGCCTGCTCGGCAACAGCGCCCTGAACTGGCTGGCCAGCTACATGACCGGCCGCCACGTCCCGGATCTGACGTCGGGATTCCGGGGCGCGCGCACGGCGTGCCTGCGCGAGTTCCTGCACCTGCTGCCCAACGGATTCTCGACGCCGACGACGACGACGCTGGCGTTCATCAAGGCGGGGTACAACGTCACCTTCGAGCCGATCGACGCGGACGCGCGCGCAGGTGCGTCCAAGATCAGGCTCGCCCGCGACGGCGTGAAGTTCCTGCTGATCGTCCTGAAGATTGTCACCCTGTTCAATCCGCTCCGGGTCTTCCTGCCCATCAGCCTCGGATCGTTTGCCGCCGGCGCGGCGTACGCGGCGTGGACCATCGCGACGCAGTCCCACATCGCGAACGCGTCGGTCCTCCTGATCATGCTCGCGGTCATTGTGTTCCTCGTCGGGTTGGTCTCGGAACAGATCGCCGCGCTCAGGTTCGAGCGGCGCGAGTAGGGCGCTCAGCCGATGACCTCAGAGCGGGACATGCGTCAGACCCCGACCCTGCGATGGGCCGCCCGGCCGCTCGTCGCGGCGGCACTCCTGACTGGGCTCACGCTCCGGCTCGCCTTCGGCCTCGGCTGGTGGGTCGACAAGCCGTTGACGCTCGATGAGCAGGAGTACCTGATACTCGCGCAGAGCCTGGCCGAGGGCCGAGGCCTCACATACTCGTCGCCTTCGGCGAGTCCAGGCGGCACGAGACATTTCGAACGGCCGCCCGGATATCCGGTGTTTCTGGCCGGCGTGATGACGCTCAGCGGCGGATTCGCCGGTGTCCGCCACGACGCCGGCGTGCCGGCACCCGTCAAGGTGGTCCAGTCGATCGTCGGCCTGGTAACCGTTCTGCTGATCGGGCTCATTGCCCGCCGTGCCGCTGGCGAGCGGGCTGGTACGATCGCCGTGTGGATCGCGGCGATCTATCCGCCGCTGGTCTGGTCGTGCGCGTACGTCTTGTCGGAAACGCTTTACACGCTGCTCGCGTTCGCGGTCGTTCTGCTGCTCGGTGATGCCTTCGACGACGACCGGTCGAATGGCTGGAAGGTGTGCACCGCCGGAGTCGTCACGGGCGCGGCACTGCTGACCCGGGAGGCCATGCTGTTCTTCCTCGTCCTGGGCGCGCTCTGGCTGGTGGCTCACCGGCGATGGAGGTTCGTGGCCACCTTTCTGGCTGGCGCACTGATCGTCCTGCTGCCGTGGATCATGCGCAACGCCATCGTGCACGGCGGGTTCGTCGTCGGGGCGCCGCACGGGGGCGTGACGTTCTGGACGGGCAACAACGATCTGGCGCGGGGTGAGGGCGACATGGCCGCCAACCCGGCGCTCCGGGGGGCCTCTCTGGACATCGAAGCCCGGAATCCGGGATTGAGCGCCAGGGAACTCGATGGGCTGTACTACGGGATCGCTTTCGACTACATCACCAGTCACCCGATCGCCTGGGCCTGGCTTGAGGTGCGAAAGCTGTTCTTCGTCATCGCGCCCGTCGGACCGTCCTACCGACTGCACTCGCCGCTTTATTTCTGGGCGTCGATCGTCTCGTACCTCGGTGTGCTGCCGTTTGCTCTGGCAGGATGCCTCAGGCTCGTGCGGCGCGAGCGGCCTCCGATCGCCCTCTGGTTGATGGCGCTGTCGGCGGTCCTGTTGTCGCTGGCGCTCTTTCCGCAGGAGCGCTTCCGCATTCCCGTCATCGACCCGGCACTCATCGTCTGCGCGGCCAGTTGGTGGGCGCTGCGGCCGGCCGCGGCGAAGCTCCCGGATTCGGAGTTGCGCGCATGCATGTCCTGATCATCGTCCCGACCTACAACGAGCGCGAGAATCTGCCGATCCTGCTCGACTGGATCCTGGCGCACTACGATTACCGTGTGCTGGTCGTCGACGATCAATCGCCGGATGGAACAGGTGCGGTGGCGGACGAGTACGCCGGGCGACATCCGGATCGCATCGATGTCCTGCACCGGACGGGACCGCGTGGACTCGGACGCTCGTACATCGACGGGATGAAGCGGGCTCTGGCAGGCGACCATGACGTCATCTGCCAGATGGACGCCGACTTCTCGCACGATCCCAAGTACCTGCCCGACTTGATCGCTGCGACGGCCCAGTGCGATCTCGTGAT
It encodes:
- the rsmH gene encoding 16S rRNA (cytosine(1402)-N(4))-methyltransferase RsmH, giving the protein MAVHVPVMTAEILAALAPERGGLFVDCTVGLGGHSRALVEAGAGRVLGIDRDAHALELATAALAEWQNRVELVHADYRELPRLLDQRGIEAIDGAVADLGLSSMQLEEPGRGFSFQRDEPLDMRMDQSRGATAADLLARASEAELADVIFEYGEERRARAIARAIVAARRVEPLRTTAQLATLVRRVVARRGRIDPATRTFQAVRIWVNAELEEFEVFLRAVCGRLRVGGRFAVVTFHSLEDRPVKHTFRAIAAEQPAFRVLTKKSVVPGSEETRQNPRARSARLRAIERIG
- a CDS encoding division/cell wall cluster transcriptional repressor MraZ, with the translated sequence MDQVAVFRGNAPAKIDDKARLKIPTGFRSVLETQYGRDLFVTSLTGESVRIYPMPVWVEIERKLAQIPSTHPSRVRFFSRVNYYGQTAELDNQGRVLIHARLRDAAGMAGEVDVFGQYDHFEVWNHERFVTKLASDAFTDDDARALAQFGI
- the ychF gene encoding redox-regulated ATPase YchF; this encodes MLRTALIGYPQVGKTAFFQLLTNAHEEGRLSHGKLEATMGVARVPDARLDVLTAMFNPRKRVPATVEFADIPGRSSASGAEALLDVAAYRNADALVHVLRAFSDPAVAHAAGSIDPRRDARTMEDELILADLAVVEKRLDRLAKDLKKTRTPELEREQDILVRCKAQLESGAPLRAMGLGDDDKRRLRGFQFLSAKPLLLVVNVDEADLAGDLGAASGLDGIVARYDLGSVASGASTGMVAVCAKIELEIAQLEAADAAAFLADLGLKESGLDRVIRASYDLLGYLSFFTVGEDECRAWSIPRGLTAQAAAGEIHTDLSRGFIRAEVVTYERLTSRGTMQACREHGEVRLEGKEYIVLDGDIMNVRFAT
- a CDS encoding glycosyltransferase family 4 protein, which codes for MAIRTILVCEAQVPLVYGGAESHVRQLVTHLEAHGYQVGLVSVPFKWYPKEEILAHAAAWRLLDLSESNGVPIDLVIATKFPSYFVRHPNKAAWLIHQYRAAYELCGTGYSDFAHVDLDVGLRQKLISLDTEMLGECRRLYTNAGNTANRVAKYNGLKAEPLYHPPRLADRIESGPFGDYILSVGRLETVKRVDLGIRAIAATRAMTRLIVAGTGTQDEALRRLAADLGVADRVEFAGAVDDEGLIRLYAGALGVLYAPFDEDFGYVTLEAFLAHKPVITARDSGGTLEFVEDGVNGHVCDPEPQAIADAFSRLADDVPRARSLGDAGYERARLVTWDGVVEKLVGE
- a CDS encoding glycosyltransferase family 2 protein, coding for MKLIIQIPCLNEAETLPSTLRDIPRSIPGIDTIEILVIDDGSRDGTAEVARQHGVEHVIGFTCRRGLASAFSAGLDAALKLGADIIVNTDGDNQYSGHDIPRLIGPLLKGEADIVIGDRNVQDLDSMSPTKKLLQRLGSWVVRQVSDTQVPDTTSGFRAYTREAALRLTIVSDFTYTLESIIQAGKKRIAIAHVPIQSNARTRKSRLFSSVWTYVKASAATIVRIYAMYEPLKVFGLIGLMVFLAGVAISARFVYYFLGGAGQGHVQSLIVSAVLMIVGFQIALIGLVADVISGNRKLIEDLLYRVRRMELTAATDRLIGDRPVADGGGSRDKGVGPRG
- a CDS encoding glycosyltransferase family 2 protein; the encoded protein is MADPSSISIVVPAFNEQDAIGPLVERLREAGAWHEILVVDDGSTDDTAARAQAAGATLIRHPYNKGNGAAVKSGIRKATGEFILIIDGDGQHRTGDARRITARLGEYDLVIGARSAGTQATRARLLGNSALNWLASYMTGRHVPDLTSGFRGARTACLREFLHLLPNGFSTPTTTTLAFIKAGYNVTFEPIDADARAGASKIRLARDGVKFLLIVLKIVTLFNPLRVFLPISLGSFAAGAAYAAWTIATQSHIANASVLLIMLAVIVFLVGLVSEQIAALRFERRE
- a CDS encoding glycosyltransferase family 39 protein; its protein translation is MRQTPTLRWAARPLVAAALLTGLTLRLAFGLGWWVDKPLTLDEQEYLILAQSLAEGRGLTYSSPSASPGGTRHFERPPGYPVFLAGVMTLSGGFAGVRHDAGVPAPVKVVQSIVGLVTVLLIGLIARRAAGERAGTIAVWIAAIYPPLVWSCAYVLSETLYTLLAFAVVLLLGDAFDDDRSNGWKVCTAGVVTGAALLTREAMLFFLVLGALWLVAHRRWRFVATFLAGALIVLLPWIMRNAIVHGGFVVGAPHGGVTFWTGNNDLARGEGDMAANPALRGASLDIEARNPGLSARELDGLYYGIAFDYITSHPIAWAWLEVRKLFFVIAPVGPSYRLHSPLYFWASIVSYLGVLPFALAGCLRLVRRERPPIALWLMALSAVLLSLALFPQERFRIPVIDPALIVCAASWWALRPAAAKLPDSELRACMS